One window of the Camelina sativa cultivar DH55 chromosome 1, Cs, whole genome shotgun sequence genome contains the following:
- the LOC104701434 gene encoding cytokinin dehydrogenase 2: MANLRLMITLITVLVCLFSSFTKSSKDIRIDLPKSLNLTLLTDPSTISAASQDFGNITTVTPGGVICPSSSSDISRLLHYAANGKITFQVAARGQGHSLKGQASVSGGVVVNMTCLSDVVVSKDKKYADVAAGTLWVDVLKKTAEKGVSPVCWTDYLHISVGGTLSNGGIGGQVFRNGPLISNVLELDVITGKGEMLTCSPKLNSELFYGVLGGLGQFGIITRARIVLDHAPKRAKWFRMLYSDFTAFTKDQERLISMANDIGVDYLEGQIFMSNGVVDTSFFPPSDQSKVADLVKKHGIIYVLEAAKYYDDPNLPIIHTVIDKLNKSLSYLPGFISMHDVTYFDFLNRVQVEENKLRSLGLWEVPHPWLNLYVPKSRIHDFHNGVVKNILYKQKSTTGLALLYPTNRNKWNNRMSAMIPEVDEDVIYVIGLLQSATPQNLQEMESVNEKIIRFCKDSGIKIKQYLMHYTRKEDWIDHFGSKWNDFSKKKELFDPKKLLSPGQDIF, from the exons atggctaatCTTCGTCTAATGATCACTCTAATcacagttttggtttgtttattctCGAGCTTCACCAAATCATCCAAAGACATTAGAATTGATTTACCTAAATCCCTTAACCTCACCCTATTAACCGATCCTTCCACCATCTCCGCCGCCTCTCAAGACTTCGGAAACATCACCACCGTCACTCCCGGCGGCGTAATCTGCCCCTCCTCATCCTCCGATATATCTCGTCTCCTCCACTACGCCGCGAACGGAAAAATAACGTTCCAAGTGGCGGCTCGCGGCCAAGGCCACTCCTTGAAAGGCCAAGCCTCCGTCTCGGGAGGAGTCGTCGTCAACATGACATGTCTCTCTGACGTGGTGGTTTCGAAAGACAAGAAGTATGCTGACGTGGCGGCGGGGACGTTGTGGGTGGATGTGTTGAAAAAGACGGCGGAGAAAGGTGTTTCGCCGGTTTGTTGGACAGATTACTTGCATATAAGCGTCGGAGGAACGCTGTCAAATGGCGGAATCGGTGGTCAAGTGTTTCGAAACGGTCCTCTTATTAGTAACGTCCTTGAGTTGGACGTTATAACTG gGAAAGGTGAAATGTTGACATGCTCACCAAAGCTAAACTCAGAATTGTTCTATGGAGTGTTAGGAGGTTTGGGTCAATTTGGAATTATAACGAGAGCCAGAATTGTTTTAGACCATGCACCTAAAAGG GCCAAATGGTTTCGGATGCTCTACAGTGACTTCACAGCTTTTACAAAGGACCAAGAACGTTTGATATCAATGGCCAATGATATTGGAGTTGACTATTTAGAAGGCCAAATATTTATGTCAAACGGCGTAGTTGACacttcttttttcccaccgtCCGATCAATCTAAAGTCGCTGATTTAGTGAAGAAGCACGGTATCATCTACGTTCTCGAAGCAGCCAAGTATTATGATGATCCCAATCTTCCCATCATCCACACG GTGATTGACAAACTCAATAAAAGCCTAAGTTACTTGCCCGGGTTCATATCAATGCACGACGTGACCTACTTCGATTTCTTGAACCGTGTACAAGTCGAAGAAAATAAACTTAGATCATTGGGTTTATGGGAAGTTCCTCATCCATGGCTTAACCTATACGTCCCTAAATCTCGTATTCACGATTTTCATAACGGTGTTGTCAAAAACATTCTTTATAAGCAAAAATCAACTACGGGACTCGCTCTCCTCTATCCAACAAACCGGAATAA aTGGAACAATCGTATGTCGGCGATGATACCAGAGGTCGATGAAGATGTTATCTATGTCATCGGACTACTACAATCCGCTACTCCACAGAATTTGCAAGAAATGGAGAGCGTTAACGAGAAGATAATTAGGTTTTGTAAGGATTCAGGTATCAAGATTAAGCAATATCTAATGCATTACACCAGAAAAGAAGATTGGATTGACCATTTTGGATCAAAATGGAATGATTTTTCAAAGAAGAAAGAGCTATTTGATCCCAAGAAACTGTTATCTCCAGGACAAGACATATTTTGA